The Methylobacterium sp. PvR107 genome contains a region encoding:
- a CDS encoding efflux RND transporter permease subunit, producing MIARLIGWSARNLVLVLIGTVLAVAAGVLSLRTLPLDAIPDLSDVQAIVYTEYPGQAPQVVEDQVTYPLTTAMLTVPRAKVVRGFSFFGVSFVYVIFEDGTDPYWGRSRVLEYLNAAGSKLPAGVTPTLGPDATGVGWVYQYVVVAKERTLAELRSLQDWVVRFGASRAEGVAEVAGVGGFVKQYNVVVDPNRLRAQGISLGKLRDAIRSSNADVGGRTVELSEFEFMVRGRGYIRTVADIENIVLKTSGGTPLRVRDVARVELGPDERRGITEMNGEGEVAGGIVLQRFGANALSVIEGVKAKLAEVARSLPKGTEILPVYDRSQLIDSAIETLRGTLVEESVVVSLVCVVFLLHVRSALVAILMLPVGILMAFAGMRAMGLGANIMSLGGIAIAVGAMIDAAIVMIENAHKHLERAPPGKPRVEILVEAASEVGPSLFFSLLIITVSFLPIFTLESQEGRLFGPLAFTKTFAMAAAAILSVTLVPALMVLFVRGRIIPEHRNPVNRLLIRLYRPVIAGVLRARVLTVLLAVGVLVATVWPARQLGSEFMPDLDEGTLMYMPTTLPGISVTKAAELLATQDRIIKTFPEVASVYGKAGRANTATDPAPMEMFETIIGLKPKSEWRPGVTLARLKADMDRALQFPGVSNAWTQPIRARIDMLSTGIRTPVGIKVLGTDLKEMEGVARRVEAVVRKVPGTSSAYAERVIGGYFLDIAPDREALGRYGLAVGDVQDVIASALGGQAVTTTVEGRERYTVNVRYPRALRSDPQSIATAVQVPLPAGGTVPLGEVAKVSLTRGPTSIRTENGQLAVYIFVDLTGRDLGGYVADARAAVADAVGLPQGTTLQWSGQYEYLERAEARLRIVVPLTLLVVFLLLYLNFRRLTETLIVMLSLPFALVGGVWLMWWMGFNMSVAVAVGFIALAGVAAETGVIMLVYLDHALDEVRAGCQREGRTLTRADLRRAIMVGAVERVRPKMMTVTAIMAGLLPILWSTGSGSEVMQRIAVPMIGGMVSSTVLTLVVIPAVYALVKGRGLPPASFTAAATRDEPPAYCAAAE from the coding sequence GTGATCGCGCGTCTCATCGGCTGGTCCGCCAGGAATCTGGTGCTGGTCCTCATCGGGACGGTGCTCGCCGTGGCGGCCGGCGTGCTGTCGCTGCGCACGCTGCCGCTCGACGCCATCCCCGACCTCTCGGACGTGCAGGCCATCGTCTACACGGAATACCCCGGGCAGGCGCCGCAGGTGGTCGAGGACCAGGTCACCTATCCGCTCACCACCGCCATGCTGACGGTGCCAAGGGCGAAGGTCGTGCGCGGCTTCTCGTTCTTCGGCGTGTCCTTCGTCTACGTGATCTTCGAGGACGGAACCGACCCGTATTGGGGCCGCTCGCGGGTGCTGGAATACCTCAACGCGGCCGGAAGCAAGCTCCCGGCGGGCGTGACGCCGACGCTCGGCCCCGACGCGACCGGCGTGGGCTGGGTCTACCAATACGTGGTGGTGGCGAAGGAGCGGACCCTCGCGGAGCTGCGCTCGCTCCAGGACTGGGTGGTGCGGTTCGGCGCCTCGCGGGCCGAGGGCGTGGCCGAGGTCGCGGGCGTGGGTGGCTTCGTAAAGCAGTACAACGTGGTGGTCGACCCGAACCGGCTGCGTGCCCAGGGCATCTCGCTGGGCAAGCTTCGCGATGCGATCCGGTCGAGCAACGCCGATGTCGGGGGCCGGACGGTCGAGCTCTCCGAGTTCGAGTTCATGGTGCGCGGCCGCGGCTACATCCGCACCGTCGCCGATATCGAGAACATCGTCCTGAAGACCTCGGGCGGCACCCCGCTGCGGGTCCGGGACGTCGCCCGCGTCGAGCTCGGGCCGGACGAGCGCCGCGGCATCACCGAGATGAACGGCGAGGGCGAGGTCGCCGGCGGCATCGTCCTGCAGCGGTTCGGCGCGAATGCCCTCAGCGTGATCGAGGGGGTGAAGGCGAAGCTCGCCGAGGTCGCCAGGAGCCTACCGAAGGGTACCGAGATCCTGCCGGTCTACGACCGCTCGCAGCTCATCGATTCCGCGATAGAGACCCTTCGCGGGACGCTGGTCGAGGAGAGCGTCGTCGTCTCCCTCGTGTGCGTCGTCTTCCTGCTGCACGTGCGCAGCGCGCTGGTCGCCATCCTGATGCTGCCGGTCGGCATCCTCATGGCCTTCGCCGGCATGCGGGCGATGGGGCTCGGCGCCAACATCATGTCGCTCGGCGGCATCGCCATCGCGGTCGGCGCCATGATCGACGCCGCCATCGTGATGATCGAGAACGCCCACAAGCACCTGGAGCGGGCGCCGCCGGGCAAGCCACGGGTCGAGATCCTGGTCGAGGCGGCCTCGGAGGTGGGGCCGTCGCTGTTCTTCTCGCTCCTGATCATCACCGTCAGCTTCCTGCCGATCTTCACCCTGGAGAGCCAGGAGGGCCGGCTGTTCGGGCCGCTGGCCTTCACCAAGACCTTCGCCATGGCGGCCGCCGCAATCCTGTCGGTGACCCTGGTGCCGGCGCTGATGGTGCTGTTCGTGCGCGGGCGGATCATCCCGGAGCACCGCAACCCGGTGAACCGCCTGCTCATCCGGCTTTACCGGCCGGTCATCGCCGGGGTGCTGCGGGCCCGGGTCCTCACGGTCCTGCTCGCCGTGGGCGTGCTGGTCGCGACCGTGTGGCCGGCCCGGCAGCTCGGCTCCGAATTCATGCCTGACCTCGACGAGGGCACTCTGATGTACATGCCGACGACCCTGCCGGGGATCTCGGTGACCAAGGCGGCCGAGCTCCTGGCCACCCAGGACCGCATCATCAAGACCTTCCCGGAGGTGGCCTCGGTCTACGGCAAGGCCGGCCGCGCCAACACGGCGACGGATCCGGCGCCGATGGAGATGTTCGAGACCATCATCGGCCTCAAGCCGAAATCGGAGTGGCGCCCCGGCGTGACGCTGGCGCGCCTCAAGGCCGACATGGACCGGGCGCTCCAGTTCCCCGGCGTCTCGAATGCCTGGACGCAGCCGATCCGCGCCCGCATCGACATGCTCTCGACCGGCATCCGCACCCCGGTCGGGATCAAAGTGCTCGGCACCGACCTGAAGGAGATGGAGGGCGTCGCCCGCCGGGTCGAGGCGGTCGTCCGCAAGGTGCCGGGCACGTCGAGCGCCTACGCCGAGCGGGTCATCGGCGGATACTTCCTCGACATCGCCCCGGACCGGGAGGCGCTCGGGCGCTACGGCCTGGCGGTGGGCGACGTGCAGGACGTCATCGCGTCGGCGCTCGGCGGGCAGGCCGTCACCACGACGGTCGAGGGCCGCGAGCGCTACACCGTCAACGTACGCTACCCGCGCGCCCTCCGCTCCGACCCGCAATCCATCGCCACAGCGGTGCAGGTGCCGCTCCCGGCCGGCGGCACGGTGCCGCTCGGCGAGGTCGCCAAGGTCTCGTTGACCAGGGGGCCGACCTCGATCCGCACCGAGAACGGCCAGCTCGCGGTCTACATCTTCGTCGACCTGACCGGACGCGACCTCGGCGGCTACGTCGCCGATGCCCGGGCCGCGGTCGCCGACGCGGTCGGGCTCCCCCAGGGCACGACCCTCCAGTGGAGCGGGCAGTACGAGTACCTGGAGCGCGCCGAGGCCCGCCTTAGGATCGTCGTGCCCCTGACGCTGCTCGTCGTGTTCCTGCTCCTCTACCTGAACTTCCGGCGGCTGACCGAGACGCTCATCGTCATGCTCTCGCTGCCCTTCGCCCTGGTGGGCGGGGTCTGGCTGATGTGGTGGATGGGCTTCAACATGTCGGTCGCGGTCGCGGTTGGCTTCATCGCGCTCGCCGGCGTCGCCGCCGAGACCGGCGTGATCATGCTGGTCTACCTCGACCACGCCCTCGACGAGGTCCGGGCCGGGTGCCAGCGGGAGGGGCGCACGCTCACCCGCGCGGACCTGCGCCGGGCCATCATGGTCGGCGCCGTCGAGCGGGTGCGCCCGAAGATGATGACCGTCACCGCCATCATGGCCGGCTTGCTGCCCATCCTATGGAGCACGGGTTCCGGCTCCGAGGTGATGCAGCGCATCGCCGTGCCGATGATCGGCGGCATGGTCTCCTCGACCGTCCTGACCCTGGTCGTCATCCCTGCCGTCTACGCCCTCGTGAAGGGACGGGGCTTGCCCCCCGCCTCTTTCACCGCTGCGGCGACCCGGGACGAGCCCCCGGCCTACTGCGCAGCCGCCGAATAG
- a CDS encoding efflux RND transporter periplasmic adaptor subunit, with product MNRSAWLAGALSALAAGAAGYWTGHDGPAVSDLAGRLAGSLPTALVDRARDGLSRLVPSAARPAAPSGPVVYYRDPDGKPVYSLAPMVTGDGREFRAVHASEDVRFDVEDAEATAMPAGLAAQDMGGHGMAGHDMGKGGMAAGAAEPGPGNRRVLYYRNPMGLPDTSPAPKKDSMGMDYIPVYEGEDEGGSVVTVAPGKIQRTGVRTATVDRRVVGRSVRVPGTVTLDERRVTVVATRSDAYVDHVENVTTGDRVRKGEALVHVYSPDINAAAAQLIANPGFDGARRRLQNLNVSEAVIDEMERTRKVPMAITWSSPRDGVILQRTAIEGMKAAAGDTLFRVGDISLLWVLADVPERDLGSVKVGQPVTLRVRSLPGRTFSAKVGVIYPQVNPDTRTTRVRVEVPNTDGALLPEMYADVEIATASPKPVVAVPDDAVIDTGERQVVLLDRGEGRFEPRAVKVGARGESYTEIREGVAAGDTVVTAANFLIDAESNLKAALQGMAAPKPNERQAENAGVTP from the coding sequence ATGAACCGGTCCGCATGGCTTGCCGGAGCCCTCTCCGCGCTCGCGGCGGGGGCCGCCGGGTATTGGACCGGACACGACGGTCCCGCCGTGTCCGACCTTGCGGGTCGGTTGGCGGGGAGCCTGCCGACCGCGCTCGTGGACAGGGCGCGGGACGGCCTCTCGCGCCTGGTGCCGTCGGCGGCCCGGCCCGCCGCCCCGTCCGGCCCGGTCGTCTACTACCGGGACCCGGACGGGAAGCCGGTCTACTCGCTCGCGCCGATGGTCACGGGGGACGGTCGGGAGTTCCGGGCAGTCCACGCCAGCGAGGACGTGCGCTTCGACGTGGAGGACGCCGAGGCCACGGCCATGCCCGCCGGCTTGGCGGCTCAAGACATGGGCGGCCACGGTATGGCCGGCCACGACATGGGCAAGGGCGGTATGGCGGCCGGGGCGGCCGAGCCCGGCCCGGGCAATCGGCGCGTCCTGTACTACCGCAACCCCATGGGGCTGCCGGACACCTCGCCGGCGCCCAAGAAGGACTCGATGGGGATGGACTATATCCCCGTCTACGAGGGCGAGGACGAGGGCGGCAGCGTCGTGACCGTCGCGCCCGGCAAGATCCAGCGGACCGGCGTGCGGACCGCAACGGTCGATCGCCGCGTCGTCGGGCGCAGCGTGCGCGTGCCCGGCACCGTCACCCTCGACGAGCGGCGCGTCACCGTCGTGGCGACCCGCTCGGACGCCTACGTCGACCACGTCGAGAACGTCACCACCGGCGACCGGGTGCGCAAGGGCGAGGCGCTGGTCCACGTCTACTCGCCCGACATCAACGCAGCCGCCGCCCAGCTTATCGCCAACCCCGGCTTCGACGGGGCCCGGCGCCGGCTGCAGAACCTGAACGTCTCCGAGGCGGTCATCGACGAGATGGAGCGCACCCGGAAGGTGCCGATGGCCATCACGTGGTCGTCGCCGCGGGACGGCGTGATCCTCCAGCGCACGGCCATCGAGGGCATGAAGGCGGCGGCCGGCGACACCCTCTTCCGCGTCGGCGACATCTCGCTGCTGTGGGTGCTCGCCGACGTGCCGGAGCGCGATCTCGGCAGCGTCAAGGTCGGCCAGCCCGTCACGCTGCGGGTGCGGTCCCTCCCGGGCCGGACCTTCTCGGCCAAGGTCGGGGTCATCTACCCGCAGGTAAACCCCGACACCCGGACCACGCGCGTGCGCGTCGAGGTCCCGAACACCGATGGCGCCCTCCTGCCGGAGATGTACGCCGACGTGGAGATCGCCACGGCGTCACCGAAGCCCGTGGTGGCGGTCCCGGACGACGCCGTGATCGATACCGGCGAGCGCCAGGTCGTGCTGCTCGACCGCGGCGAGGGCCGCTTCGAGCCGCGCGCCGTGAAGGTCGGCGCCCGGGGCGAAAGCTACACCGAGATCCGCGAGGGCGTGGCGGCCGGCGACACGGTGGTCACCGCGGCGAACTTCCTCATCGACGCCGAGAGCAACCTGAAGGCCGCGCTGCAGGGCATGGCCGCCCCGAAGCCGAACGAACGGCAAGCCGAGAACGCGGGGGTGACGCCGTGA
- a CDS encoding FixH family protein, with protein sequence MTKNTLARPLTAALLGAVLSVPALTASAFADTKDYQFQLVQQEAKVGDAVLAVRLVDKRSGKPVTDAVVFAKRLDMAPDAMEEMATKVEQVPSTEPGIYRFKAHLGMQGRWRLSLAAKVQGETGTVEDKLIIQAGK encoded by the coding sequence GTGACCAAGAACACCCTCGCGCGCCCGCTCACGGCGGCGCTGCTCGGTGCCGTGCTGTCGGTGCCGGCCCTCACCGCATCCGCATTCGCGGACACCAAGGACTACCAGTTCCAACTCGTCCAGCAGGAGGCCAAGGTCGGCGATGCCGTCCTCGCCGTCCGGCTGGTGGACAAGCGCAGCGGCAAGCCGGTGACCGACGCCGTGGTCTTCGCCAAGCGGCTCGACATGGCCCCCGACGCCATGGAGGAGATGGCCACCAAGGTCGAGCAGGTGCCCTCGACCGAGCCCGGCATCTATCGCTTCAAGGCCCATCTCGGCATGCAGGGCCGCTGGCGCCTGTCGCTGGCCGCGAAGGTCCAGGGCGAGACCGGCACGGTCGAGGACAAGCTGATCATCCAGGCCGGGAAATGA
- a CDS encoding heavy metal translocating P-type ATPase — protein MRDAATLERIEATPTRLRVSGMDCASCAAKVETAIRRLPGIESVDVSVATETLTVRHGSGTSAGAIAATLRGLGYGAEDPDAATPGKQAVDLPWWRAPKALLAFACGAALVLAYLVGQVAPATGCWPFLAALAVGLVPVARRALSAARYGTLFSIETLMTIAAVGATAIGATEEAATVVFLFLVGEVLEGVAAGRARAGIRGLTGLVPDTALLERDGATARVPAASLRVGATVLVRPGDRVPADGTVLDGETAVDEAPVTGESVPRPKVAGDAVFAGTVNGDGVVRVRVTAAARDNTIARVVRLVEEAQEAKAPTERMIDRFAKVYTPAVVAVAALVAVAPPLLAGAPWGEWIYKGLAILLIGCPCALVISTPAAIAAGLSAGARRGLLIKGGAVLERLAAVTTVAFDKTGTLTEGKPAVTDVVACGRSERDVLSLAAALEAGSSHPLAKAVLAKAAEVGAPVPPAFEAQALGGKGIAGKVGGIDLFLGSPREVAARAPFAPGEAARVSVLQGEGKTVSVLLANGAAAGLIAMRDGPRADAKAGIDRLAAEGIGSLMLTGDNARTARAVADALGIEARAELLPEDKQGIVRGLRAGGAVVAKVGDGINDAPALAAADVGIAMGGGTDVALETADAAVLHGRVADVARMVELARRTLANIRANIAIALGLKVVFLVTTIAGVTGLWPAILADTGATVLVTGNALRLLRLKLA, from the coding sequence ATGCGCGACGCCGCGACCCTGGAGCGGATCGAAGCGACCCCGACGCGCCTCCGGGTCTCGGGCATGGACTGCGCCTCCTGCGCGGCCAAGGTCGAGACGGCGATCCGGCGGCTCCCCGGCATCGAATCGGTGGACGTGTCGGTGGCGACGGAGACCCTCACGGTCCGGCATGGCTCGGGGACGAGCGCCGGGGCCATCGCCGCGACGCTACGCGGTCTCGGCTACGGCGCGGAGGACCCGGACGCCGCCACACCGGGGAAACAGGCCGTGGATCTCCCCTGGTGGCGAGCGCCAAAGGCGCTGCTGGCATTCGCCTGCGGCGCGGCCCTGGTGCTGGCCTACCTCGTCGGCCAAGTCGCGCCCGCGACCGGGTGCTGGCCCTTCCTCGCCGCCCTGGCGGTCGGGCTGGTGCCGGTCGCCCGGAGGGCCCTGTCGGCGGCCCGTTACGGCACGCTGTTCTCCATCGAGACGCTGATGACGATAGCCGCGGTCGGCGCCACCGCCATCGGGGCGACCGAGGAGGCGGCCACCGTCGTTTTCCTGTTCCTGGTCGGCGAGGTCCTGGAGGGCGTGGCCGCAGGCCGTGCCCGGGCCGGCATCCGCGGGCTCACAGGCCTCGTGCCGGACACCGCCCTGCTGGAGCGGGATGGCGCGACCGCGCGGGTTCCGGCGGCGAGCCTCCGCGTCGGGGCGACCGTGCTGGTTCGCCCCGGCGACCGGGTCCCGGCGGACGGGACGGTCCTCGATGGCGAGACCGCGGTCGACGAGGCGCCCGTGACCGGTGAGAGCGTGCCGAGGCCCAAGGTGGCGGGCGACGCGGTCTTCGCGGGCACGGTGAACGGGGACGGCGTCGTCCGGGTGCGGGTGACCGCGGCCGCGCGCGACAACACCATCGCCCGGGTCGTCCGGCTCGTCGAGGAGGCGCAGGAGGCGAAGGCGCCGACCGAGCGGATGATCGACCGGTTCGCCAAGGTCTACACGCCGGCCGTCGTCGCGGTGGCGGCCCTCGTGGCCGTGGCGCCACCGCTTCTCGCCGGGGCCCCCTGGGGCGAATGGATCTACAAGGGGCTGGCCATCCTGCTGATCGGCTGCCCCTGCGCGCTGGTGATCTCGACGCCGGCCGCCATCGCCGCCGGGCTCTCGGCCGGCGCGCGACGCGGTCTCCTGATCAAGGGCGGCGCCGTCCTGGAGCGCCTCGCCGCCGTGACGACGGTCGCGTTCGACAAGACCGGCACCCTGACCGAGGGCAAGCCGGCCGTGACCGACGTGGTGGCGTGCGGACGGTCCGAGCGGGACGTGCTGTCGCTCGCCGCGGCGCTGGAGGCCGGCTCCTCCCATCCGCTGGCCAAGGCCGTCCTGGCCAAGGCCGCCGAGGTCGGGGCGCCGGTCCCCCCGGCCTTCGAGGCGCAGGCCCTTGGCGGCAAGGGCATCGCCGGCAAGGTCGGCGGCATCGACCTGTTCCTCGGCTCTCCGCGCGAGGTGGCCGCCCGCGCGCCGTTCGCGCCCGGGGAGGCGGCGCGGGTCTCCGTCCTCCAAGGCGAGGGTAAGACGGTGTCCGTGCTCCTTGCGAACGGGGCGGCGGCCGGCCTGATCGCGATGCGGGACGGACCTCGGGCCGATGCGAAGGCGGGCATCGACCGCCTCGCAGCGGAGGGCATCGGCAGCCTCATGCTGACCGGCGACAACGCTCGCACGGCCCGGGCCGTGGCCGACGCCCTCGGCATCGAGGCGCGGGCGGAGCTCCTGCCGGAGGACAAGCAGGGTATCGTGCGCGGGCTCCGGGCCGGCGGTGCGGTCGTGGCGAAGGTCGGCGACGGCATCAACGACGCGCCCGCGCTCGCGGCCGCCGACGTCGGCATCGCGATGGGCGGCGGCACCGACGTGGCGCTGGAGACGGCCGACGCCGCGGTGCTGCACGGGCGCGTCGCCGACGTGGCGCGCATGGTCGAGCTCGCGCGCCGGACGCTGGCCAACATCCGGGCGAACATCGCCATCGCGCTCGGCCTCAAGGTGGTGTTCCTGGTCACCACCATCGCCGGCGTCACCGGCCTTTGGCCGGCCATCCTGGCCGACACGGGCGCCACCGTGCTGGTGACCGGGAATGCCCTACGGCTGCTGCGGCTGAAGCTGGCCTAG
- a CDS encoding heavy-metal-associated domain-containing protein, producing MVRFKVEKMGGGGCTKSVTRAVQAIEPNAGVEVDLGSKLVTVSGTMGPADRIARAIAEAGYPAEAA from the coding sequence ATGGTCCGCTTCAAGGTCGAGAAGATGGGGGGTGGCGGCTGCACCAAGTCCGTGACCCGCGCCGTGCAGGCCATCGAGCCGAACGCAGGCGTCGAGGTCGACCTCGGGTCGAAGCTGGTCACCGTGTCGGGAACCATGGGACCGGCCGACCGGATCGCACGGGCCATTGCAGAGGCCGGCTATCCGGCCGAGGCCGCCTGA